CTTGAGCCGATTGATGCCGCATTCCACGACCTGGCGGTCCTTGTAGGCTTGTGCGTCGAATTTCGGAGGTCGTCCTCCACGTTTTCCCTTCCGCAGCCGAGCTTCGCGCGCATCCCGACGTTCGGGGCACACACATCTGATTTTGCGTGCCCGCAGGGCACGCCGGTATTTGCGCGCCCCATACGCCCGATCCATCCGAATCGTCGAGGGGCGCTTCCGAGGCCGTCCCGGACCGGGACGGCCCACCCGGACCGCCTCCAGAAGCGGCACCAGATATGTGCCATCACTCGCCTGCCCTGCGGAGATCAGGACGCTGAGGGGACGACGGTGGCCGTCGATCAGCACATGGATTTTGGTGGTCCGTCCTCCACGACTGATGCCGAGCCACTCGTCGCTTACGGCCCCCTTTTTTCGAGCTTGGCAGGCTCTTTTCGCGCGCCCACCGCGCTGCGGTGGGCTTTGACG
The window above is part of the Deinococcus planocerae genome. Proteins encoded here:
- a CDS encoding IS5 family transposase (programmed frameshift), giving the protein KRGHAYKDHRVVLNGIIWRQKTGAPWRDIPERYGSWHTCHDRFTRWSRDGTWAAILAALQLKADAQGKIDWDGAAVDSTHVKAHRSAVGARKEPAKLGKKGAVSDEWLGISRGGRTTKIHVLIDGHRRPLSVLISAGQASDGTYLVPLLEAVRVGRPGPGRPRKRPSTIRMDRAYGARKYRRALRARKIRCVCPERRDAREARLRKGKRGGRPPKFDAQAYKDRQVVECGINRLKDFRAIATRYEKRGHQFLAGVHVACILLWL